The sequence below is a genomic window from Massilia oculi.
GTCTTCGCCGTCCTGGTAGGCGCGCAGGGTGGCCGAGGCCATCTGGATGATCTTGTCGGTGGTCGAGCTGGTGCGGCCCTCGGGCGAATGCCGGTATTTCTCGATCTGGGTCGCCAGCGTGCTGCCGCCGGCCACGCGGCCGCCGCCGCCCAGGCCGACGCTGGACAGCGTCTTGTCGAACACGGCCTTCGAGAAGCGGTCCCATTCGACCGCCGGGTTGCGGCGCGGATGGCTGGCGTCGAGCAGTTCGCGGTTCTCGATGAACAGCAGGCTCTGCACCAGCAGCGGCGGCGCGGCGTCGAACTTGTCGTAGAAGCGCTCGGGGAAGCGCGAGGTGAAGATCGGCTGCGAACGGCAATCGAGGATCTCGAGGCCGACCTTGGTCTTTTCGTGGTAGGTCGCGTACAGGCCCATGTCGGCCATCTTGACCATCTGCGGCGAGATGCGCGCCTGGGCGGCGATCGCGTAGTCGCGCGTCTTCAGGCGCTCGAGGTAGCGCGGCAGGCCGGCATAGCCGAGCCGGGTGTCATACGGACTGGCGGCAGGGAAACGGATCGCATTGCTGGGACCGTTTTCCATGCGATAAGTGAGCTCGCTGGCCATGTCGGCGAAGATTTTCGCTTGCAGGCGCGAAGTGCGCGACTCCAGCGCTGCCCAGGCCGCCAGCACGGCGGCCAGCAGCAGCAGGCCGAGCCACAGCCACAGCTTCCAGCGCCGCTTGCGCGGCGCCGGCTCGTCGTCGCCGGGCCCTCCCGACGGGCCGCCGGGGATGCCGCCATTGCCCGCCAGGTGCGGGAAGGCTTCGTACAGGGGGACGTCGTTGCCGCCGGCCGCGAGCGCAGGGGCACTCGCCGCGGCGGCCGGCGCGGCGGTGGCCGGCGCCGCTGCGGTGGACGCAGCGGCGTCGCCGAAGCTCGGCTCGCTGCGCTCGTCGGCAGCACGTTTGCCGGACACATTACTTTGCCGTCCGAGACGGCGAATACTTTCCATGATGGCTTAACCGGTCTGAATCAAAACGCTTGCAATCCCCGCCAACCTGCTCGCCATCCGCATTGCTGCTGGTCCGTTCGAGTGGTCGTGGTGTCAGTTAGTTCGCACGCTGGTGGTGCAATCCCACTCCATGTCGCACCGAACGTAGGCAATATTCCACCACATCAATACCGCGCAGGCGAGGCGCCATTTAACAAATTTGCTGCGCCTGGAATTTTTTCGCAAAAAAACAACGGGGTCTTGGCTGAGTGATATTGCCCAGTGCAATTCAGGCAACGTCATCCCTAGTTTTAACCACCAATATTTAACGCGCTGGAAATGCCGTCGGTGCACAGCCCTGGCTTGATCCAAGTCGAGATGCGAATCATGCGGGCTGTGTCGCCTGTTCCGCGCGCAGCTCTTCCAGTGCTTGCAGGCAGTAATACTGGAACCAGAGCCCGGCGAACAGGAAAATCATGACGTACAGCCACAGCGATACCAGGGCCAGGATCGGGAACAGCACGATCGACAGCACGGCGCCGCCCATCCACACGATGCCCGGCAGCGCGCCGGCCAGGCCGGTGGTGAAGCCGATGGCGAGCAGGGCCGGCCGGCGACGCCGCATCAGGGCCAGGCGCTCGGCCTGGCTGGCGTGGGCGGCCAGCGCGTCGTAGCTCATCACGCGCGACGTCACCCAGGCCCACAGGCTGGCCTGCACCAGCCAGGCCAGCGGCGGCACCGCGTACAGCGGCAGGGTGAACAGCCACAGCAGGGCGAACACGGCGGTGCTGCCCAGGTTGATCGCCACGCTGCCGAAGAAGGAACCGCCCTCCTTTTTCGCGAGCCCGGGAAACTGGCGCTTGCCCACATGGGTTTCGATGGCCGGCATCGCCGCCACGCCCACGAACAGCAGGGCCGAACCGATCATGAGCGGCAGCAGCAGCACGATCGCCAGCAGCGGCACCACCATCACCTTGAGCATGCCCAGGCCGACCATTTCCAGCATGCTGCCGCTGGTCTCGAAACCGCCGTAGTCGGCGAACATGCCGTGCAGCCAGTCCAGCATCGGCTGCAGGCCCAGCCACAGCGCCACGCCCCACAGGACGAGCGCCAGCAGCAGCGGCGCCAGCGACAGCAGCAGCATCCGGCCGCTGAACTGCGCGCGCAAGGCGCGCCGGCAGGCGGTCAGTACACCGTTCACGGTATTTTCCTTTGCGGCATGGCGTCTCCCGATGGCAGTTCGATGCCGTCATTCTACGG
It includes:
- a CDS encoding EI24 domain-containing protein; translation: MNGVLTACRRALRAQFSGRMLLLSLAPLLLALVLWGVALWLGLQPMLDWLHGMFADYGGFETSGSMLEMVGLGMLKVMVVPLLAIVLLLPLMIGSALLFVGVAAMPAIETHVGKRQFPGLAKKEGGSFFGSVAINLGSTAVFALLWLFTLPLYAVPPLAWLVQASLWAWVTSRVMSYDALAAHASQAERLALMRRRRPALLAIGFTTGLAGALPGIVWMGGAVLSIVLFPILALVSLWLYVMIFLFAGLWFQYYCLQALEELRAEQATQPA